A single window of Stigmatopora nigra isolate UIUO_SnigA chromosome 22, RoL_Snig_1.1, whole genome shotgun sequence DNA harbors:
- the LOC144215384 gene encoding zinc metalloproteinase-disintegrin-like MTP4 → MTLKLLFWIFVLDVFLKLSDSHALAFEEGKDYELVRTVRLHSVKRRETGNNRPDTIKYAMTVGGKDIVMHLQKNNDLLTTDYTETFYQEDGTQVTTSPNDIDHCYYHGKIVNESGSTASISTCDGLRGYFRTSAQKYLIEPLSGVDEGDHAVMKFTEQDNTPAVCGVTNTTWNTDFEPPTSHSRSRSAGISIVQQQKYIELYLVADNREYVKMKRDQTELRKRIFEIVNFVNMVYKPLRTFIALVGLEIWSNGDLISITPPAGANLNAFMTWRNSVLAKRKKHDNAHLISGIDFEGATVGLAYIGTLCSAHSVGVVQDHNDRAIAVGATLAHEMGHNLGMNHDDSSACACTGDSCIMAAALSWDTPRAFSSCSSSHYENYLNSRNPSCMLDKPDFRSLVLPSVCGNGFVEQGEQCDCGTVEECTNPCCNATTCNLSEGSQCAAGECCNKCKLQPRSHECRSKQDECDLAEYCDGMTSTCPEDVFGVNGIPCDNGAGYCYNGQCPQRSDQCIKMYGASAIEARAFCYEQNARGTYYAFCKRPSNDVFIPCQKEDVLCGKLFCQNGKNSPNYGRMVKFGDCKAAFFADYTNDFGQVDTGTKCGAGKVCSENQCVTLPTAYRSVNCSRKCPGHSVCNHRSECQCEPGWLPPSCSSKDNQFNSLSKGETAAIAVTISLVILGIIIAVIAVLWKKHRSSMLPTPRKERTRVEVDSSAFRANKALVPGPPMQVPQVGRPKPKGAPPPPPTAGNPNYIGVRQALRPVPPPKV, encoded by the exons TGACTTACTCACCACAGACTACACAGAGACATTTTACCAAGAAGACGGCACGCAAGTCACCACTTCTccaaatgacata GATCACTGCTACTATCACGGCAAGATTGTGAATGAAAGTGGGTCGACGGCTAGCATCAGCACTTGTGACGGACTTCG gGGTTATTTCAGGACATCAGCCCAAAAGTACTTAATCGAACCTCTCTCGGGTGTTGATGAGGGCGACCACGCTGTAATGAAGTTTACTGAGCAGGACAACACACCCGCTGTGTGCGGCGTCACCAACACTACATGGAACACAGATTTCGAACCACCGACAAGCCACTCTCGCTCCAGATCAGCG GGCATTTCTATAGTTCAACAACAGAAATACATTGAGCTCTACCTTGTTGCTGATAACCGTGAG TATGTGAAGATGAAGCGGGATCAGACAGAGCTGAGAAAGAGGATATTTGAAATTGTTAACTTTGTCAACATG GTATACAAGCCCCTGAGAACATTCATTGCTCTTGTAGGGCTGGAAATCTGGTCTAATGGTGACTTGATCTCCATCACTCCTCCAGCAGGAGCTAATCTTAATGCTTTTATGACATGGAGGAATTCTGTGCTGgccaagagaaaaaaacatgacaatgcACATCTTATCAG TGGAATCGACTTTGAGGGAGCAACAGTTGGACTGGCCTACATCGGGACTCTCTGTTCTGCTCATTCAGTTGGGGTAGTGCAG GACCACAATGATCGCGCCATTGCCGTGGGGGCCACGTTGGCTCATGAAATGGGCCATAATCTCGGCATGAATCACGACGACTCCAGCGCTTGCGCCTGCACCGGTGACAGCTGCATCATGGCTGCAGCCCTCAG CTGGGACACGCCTCGAGCTTTCAGTAGCTGCAGCAGCAGTCACTACGAGAACTACTTAAACAGCCGTAACCCGAGCTGTATGCTGGATAAGCCGGATTTCAGGAGCCTGGTGCTTCCATCCGTCTGTGGAAATGGTTTTGTGGAGCAAGGCGAGCAGTGTGACTGCGGTACTGTGGAG GAGTGCACCAATCCATGCTGTAATGCTACCACTTGCAACCTCAGTGAAGGGTCCCAGTGTGCAGCAGGGGAATGCTGTAACAAATGCAAG TTACAACCACGATCTCACGAGTGCCGTAGTAAGCAAGATGAGTGTGATCTTGCAGAATACTGTGATGGAATGACTTCCACTTGTCCCGAAGACGTATTCGGTGTCAATGGCATACCGTGCGACAATGGGGCCGGTTATTGTTATAACGGCCAATGTCCACAAAGATCAGACCAGTGTATCAAAATGTATGGCGCAA GTGCGATTGAGGCCCGGGCTTTCTGCTACGAACAGAATGCTAGAGGAACATACTACGCCTTCTGCAAACGCCCCTCAAATGATGTCTTCATTCCCTGCCAAAAAGA AGATGTGCTTTGTGGGAAGCTCTTCTGTCAAAATGGAAAGAACAGCCCAAACTACGGTCGCATGGTGAAGTTTGGCGATTGCAAAGCGGCTTTCTTTGCAGATTACACCAACGACTTTGGCCAGGTGGACACTGGAACCAAATGTGGGGCAGGAAAG GTGTGCAGTGAGAATCAGTGTGTGACTCTTCCAACTGCTTACAGAAGCGTCAATTGTTCCAGAAAATGTCCTGGCCATTCA GTGTGTAACCACAGAAGTGAATGTCAGTGTGAGCCTGGATGGTTGCCTCCTTCATGCAGTTCCAAGGACAACCAGTTTAATAGTCTTTCAAAAG GAGAAACTGCGGCCATCGCGGTGACAATTTCACTCGTGATTCTGGGAATTATTATTGCCGTTATAGCTGTTTTGTGGAAAAAACACCGGAGCTCCATGTTACCAAC tcCACGGAAAGAAAGAACCCGAGTAGAAGTAGACAGCTCCGCTTTCCGTGCAAACAAAGCACTGGTTCCCGGCCCACCCATGCAAGTGCCGCAG GTGGGAAGGCCAAAACCCAAAGGAGCTCCACCTCCACCTCCAACAGCAGGAAACCCAAATTACATTGGAGTCcgccag gcaCTCCGGCCTGTTCCTCCTCCAAAGGTTTAA